TCATATTCGGCAATAATGTCGGTAGTCGGTGATCCTCCTAGCACCTGGGAAGTTGAATCGCCTCCAGGAGGACCTGGCGTCTCACTCCCTATATCTCCAAATCCGAGTGGCTGATCTTTTTCCACTCTGAGGAAATCCGTCAAAATCATAATGGCAACGCCTATTCCCAATATGACGATGAAATAATGCAGCGGCTTCAGTTTTGGGTTTTTGCCCTTGCTCCCCACTACGATTTTCTTTTCTTCCTGCATCGTCTCGCCTTGTTGCTTCATGAACATACTTTTCAGCTTTTCCCACAATTGCTTCATTGTTTTCACCTCGTTTCACTGACTGTATCCGCTACTGTTTCTCTCTTTCTCTCGATTCGTCTTTGATAACGACCTGACTCTTCGAAAGCCCCCACTCTTTAGCGACATCGTTTGTGATTTGCGCGTAAAGTGGGTTGTCATGGTGAGCTGTTGCTGCAATATCTGATTTGGGATCAGATTGTATGTCAATGGGTTCGCCAATCGTAATCTCAACAGGCTGGACAGGTTTAATCGGTTCAATCGTGCTCTGCCCTTTTTGCTCTTCCTTGTTCGCGTCACCGACTACCAGCTCGATTCGCTCAAGGGTTGGTTGTTCTGGATTTTGCTGATTAACGGTAATCGTGACATCTTCGACAGTTACGCCGTACTGCTCTTTGACACTGGCTTTTACTGAGGACGCTACCTGTGACTGGACGTAAGCGGTCATCTGTTGGTTTTGTTGACCGAGCAGCTTGTCAGTGATGCGTTTCCACTCTGCCGAAGCAGGCTTGTTCAGCTCTTGTTGGTAGCGATCCAGACGAAAGGCCAAATCTTCCTGCGAGAGGCTAAACAGACTAAACACGGGAGAAATGATCGTCAACAAAAGAATCAAGCCCATCACCATTTTTACGTAGCGTTGCAGTGTCGTATTGGGCAGGATCAGATCAAGGAAGGCAGCCAAAAGGACGAGCAAGATAATTTTTTTCAACCACAGGGTTAACCAAGTCATCTCATCACCTACCGAACCATCATGGAGATGTTGCCCGCTGCAATAATGATCGTAATCGCCAGAAAGAACATCAAGCCGACTGTCGCCAAAGCAGCGAAGACGAACAAAAGACTTTTCCCAATCGTACCTAACGCACTGATGATTGGGCTGTTTCCAAGCGGTTGGAGTACGGCAGATGACAGATTGTAGATCAGAGCCAGTACCAGTATCTTCAAAGCCGGAAACGCGCATAGCATGATCAGGATCAAAACTCCTGCCAAGCCGACGGCATTTTTGACCAGTAGCGAGGCATTGAGTACGGTATCTGCCGCATCGGAGAACACACGACCTACTATCGGGATGAAATTGCCCGTGATGTATTTCGCTGTTCGGAGCGTGACCCCGTCCGCAACGGCTGAAGTCGCTCCCTGTATGGAAATGATGGCGAGAAAGATCGTCAGAAATGAGCCAAGGACACCCATTGCAATATTGCGTAGCAAGGTCGCTAACTGTGTGACTTTGTACCTCTCTGAAAACAGGCTGACGATAGAGAGCATCGCAGAGAGAAACAGTAGCGGAAACACGACGTAAGAGATCATCATGCCACTGGTGTTGATCATGAAGATAATCAGCGGGTGAAACATAGTGGCGGATGCCAGATTTCCTACCGAAGCAAGCAGCGCGATGACAAGTGGGATCATGGCCAGCATGAAATCAGACATGTTCGCGATTGCATCTTTGGCATAGGTAATGGCGACATGAAAGCTGTTGATCGCAAGTACCATCAAGACGAGATAAGTAATCGAGTACGCCACTGTCGATACCGCATTGCGTTCAAAGGCGTTCTGCATCGTTTCGAGAATCATCGCGAAGACCGTAATGATAATGATGGAGCTAAGCAGCTTGCCATTCATCAAAATCTCATGAAAGATGAATTTGCCCATTCCTTGCAGGACTCCTGAAATACTGAAGTCACCTTGCTGCATGAGGATTTGGATAAAGCCTTCCGATTTCAAGTCGGGCAAGTACCCTTTATAGTCGCGCTGCAACTGATGCCAATACTTTTCGACTCGGTCTAGCTGCAAGTGATCGACCTGTTGTTGCACGATTTGATTGATCGGACCGGCTGCGGGTGCAACAGCGGGTGTCATAGCAGCAGACACGGCAACTGGAAACAAGGCAAGAAGCAAGAACAAGAACAGGATCAGCTTGCAAGTGTGTGCCATGGACATCCCACCTCCCTTATGCCGGCAACAAGTCGATCACTGTTTCGATAATGATTTGGATGATCGGTACAGCCATAACCAGTATGAGGACTTTTCCAGCGAGCTCGATTTTCGAAGCTATCGCACCTTGTCCAGCATCTCGGGTCATCTGTGCACCGAATTCAGCAATGTAGGCAATTCCGATGATTTTTAAAATCGTTTCCAGAAACACAAGGTTCAAGTCTGCTTGAACCGCTAATCTTTCCAAAACCCGAATGACATCTGCTATTTTTCCGACGAGAAAGTAAAAGATGATGACTCCGCTCGCGATCGCCAACAAAAAGGCGAACATCGGCTTCTGTTCCTTAATGACTAGCGCGAGAATCGTAGCCACCAGTCCTAGTCCGACAATTTGTACAATCTCCATCTGGAGCCCCTCCTCAGTTGAACAGGAAGACGCGTTTTACCTCGGAGAACAGATCGCCGATGTAATGGGACACCATGTACAGGACAATGATGAATCCGACCAAAGTTGCCCAATGCGCAATATCTTCCTTGCCCGCCTGCTTCAGGACTGTATGCAGGATGGCTGTTATGAACCCTACTGCTCCTATCTGGAAAACAGGTGTCAAATCAAAATCCACTGTGAACACCTCGCCTTTAGAACATCAGGATGACGACCAAGAGTCCACCTAAAAAGCCCAAACTCTTGTACATTTTTTCGTACTTTTCCTGTTCTGCACGAGCCTCCTCTTCCAGCCCTCGCAGGTGGGTGACAGCTAGGCGCAAATGCTTTTGCTGGTCTTCCCGATCGGATGATCCGAGTACCTGACCTAGACTCTCTAGCACCTCTCGTTCTTGTCTGCGCAAGGCGGTTTGAGTCCAGAGTCTATTCATTGCCTGTTGCAACGCTTCCTCAGCCGAATGCGCCTTTTCGGTCTGCAGGAATTCAGCAGCCAGAAGAAATACTTTCCCTACCTCTTCGGAGACGCGATGACCGACCTTCACAAACGCCCGCTGCAATGGGGTCATCCCAAACACGATTTCCGTTTCGAGCATTTGCAGAGCAACGAGCAGAGCCCGAAGCTGAACGGGACGATTCGCGTAATACTTGCCGATCTGCCAACCAACCATCGACGCTGAAAACAGGATGAGTACGGCTCCCATCAGCTTGACCATGCAACCTTCTCCCTTTCAACCAGGTTCATGCTTTGATCGTAGATGGCCTGGATCGTTCCAACGCCTTTTTCGCGGCTGAGTACGATATAGCGGGAAAAGGCTCCATATCGAATCAGCTTGCCCAGCATGGGGCGTTCTGCTACTTCCTTGACGCTCGCTCCATGCGCTGAGCAAATGACGGCTACACCTGCATGAATCGCTTCCCAGACTGCGTCACCATCCTCCGCTCTTCCCACCTCGTCCACAATCAGAACATCAGGAGACATGGAGCGAATCATCATCATCATCCCTGCAGCTTTTGGGCAAGCGTCCAGCACATCCGTTCGCGGACCGACGTCTCGTTGAGGAACTCCTTGTAAGCATCCCGCCAACTCAGAACGCTCGTCCACAATTCCTACCTTGCGACTTGAAGACCACTCGCTCCCGTAGCTGATGGTTCTCGCCATATCACGCAACAAGGTTGTCTTCCCGCACTGGGGTGGGGAGATGAGCAGCGTGTTCAGCAATTTGCCATCCTCAAACAAATACGGCATGACCTTCCTGGCCGCGCCTTTTTTCTCGCGGGCAATCCGGATGTTGAAGCTGGTCACATCTCTGATTCCCTTCACTTCACCTTTGTCCAGCACCACTTTCCCCGCAATGCCAATGCGATGACCGCCAACCACCGTGATGTAACCCCTTTTCAACTCTTCTTCCAAGGCATAGAGAGAATGCTGGCTGACCTGGTTTAAGAGCTTTGCAGCCTCTTCTGCTGAAAACAGCCAACCTTGCGCGGGTATCGAGGTGATTTGCCCCGACGGTGTCACATAGCTAGATTGTTGGCCAAACCGGACTTCTAGCGGCTGGTTTTGCCGAAGCCGAATCTCTTCCAGACTCTCTCTTACCGCGATAGGAAGGGCCGTCAAAATCGTACGTAAAGTTGCTGGCAATATCATCAAGATCTCATTCATCAGGTACCCTCCATTTGCAGCATTCTGCCTTTGTCCACTTTGACTTACCTCCATCCTATGCAGAGGTGGACGAGATTTATGCAAAAAAAATAGCTTGCTCTCGTGCTAGAACCCGAGTGCAAGCTTTTCCTATTGGGATCACCGATTATCCGTTTTCTTGTTATCCACTGGCTCTATTACATAGTGTCTGAAACCTTCCTCATCTTTGCCCTCGTGCAGATAGATTTCTTTCTGGCAGCTAGGGCATGCGAATTCGTAGGTCGTATCGAGATGGGGATCTACTTGTCCTTCGTACAGTTGTGCGTCTTCATCATCATCTAAATCGTAGAAAGCTGCGTACTCATCGTCATCATCCTCACAATCGACAACGGTTTCGTACAAGTCATCATCATCTTCAAAAAGGTAGAGCTCAATGTCCTCTAAGTCTTCATCCAAGGCCTCCACATAATCCTCTGCCTCTTCCACTCGCGCGTGAAGCTCTCGTAGCTGACCCTGCACCTCATTTAGAATCTCAATCATCTCTACCATAATTTTTCCTTCGGGGCTCTTCTCCCCCACTTCCAACCCATCTGCCAACCCTTGCAAGTATGCGATTCGATTCGCCAATGCTTCTGGCATCCACATTCCCTCCCATCCAATCTCTCCCACCTATCGTTCCCCATCGTGATTGCATTTACCAATGGAAGGAAATGGGTAACTACTTGCGGACCCCAATCAAGATGCAGGAGATCCCCACCAGAATCCAGGCAATTTTGGCAAAGCTAACCCGATCCGACATGCCTAATAAACCGATTGTTGTAGTAGTGATTAAGATGATTGGCCCGACAATCGCAAGACCCGAATTAATGAGCAGAGCTTTTTCGACCTGGTTCACTTTCAAAATGAGCAGAGCTGCAATGATCTCGATACTGCCTGAGAAGACCCTAAGCGCCGCCATACCCATAATTGCTTTTTCCAACATACCGTCTCGTCCTCCCCTCCTTTCACTCTATGCCTGTACCACATCATTTCAGCACTTTTTGCATGACCTCTATAGGCTTTTGCCCTCACTCCTCCCCTCTACTGGGCATACACTGAACCATACGCCTAGAAGAAATGAGGAACTTGCCGATGGTAGAGTGTGATCAATCGTTTTTGCCTGACAGCTGGGCAAACCCGTCCGGGCAAATCCGAGAGAAGCCCCGGGCGAAGGGCTTAACCATGGTCATTGACAAAGGCCTTGGACTTACCGCGTATTCCGACTTGTTAGCGCTGGCTGCTCCCTATATCGATCTATACAAACTCGGTTTTGGCACCATCGCTCTGTACCCCCTCGAAATACTCAACCAAAAATTGACCCTCGCAAAACAAAATGGCGTACACATCATGCCAGGAGGAACTTTTTTTGAAATTGCCATCCGTCATAATACGATTGCGGATTATATGAAGCTGATTCGCTCTCTCGGTTTTACTGCGGTCGAGATATCTGATGGAACGTTCCCTTTATCCTTCTCACAACGTCAGGAAGCCATCAATTACGCGTTAGACAATGATCTGGTGGTCTACACGGAAGTTGGGAAAAAAACTGCCGATTATCGCACTAGTCGAGAGGAATTGCTGGAGACGCTTAGCTTCGACCTGCACAATGGTGCCAGTCACGTTATTGTGGAAGCGAGAGAGAGTGGGACCGTCGGCGTTTGTGACGGGGACGGCAATATAGACGATTCCTTCGTTTTAGACATTGTCGCGGCGGCCAAAGAAAAAGCCTCCCGCCTAATCTGGGAAGCCCCACAAAAAGATCAACAGGTCTGCTTCATCAAAGCTATTGGCAGCGACGTTAATCTCGGAAACATTGCCTATACAGATGTATTCTCTGTGGAGACGCTACGGCGAGGATTGCGCGGCGATACAGCCCTACTCATGGATAGAGGGAGGTTTTATCCGTGCGAATAGAAGTGGTGCCGACCGTGGAAGAAATTCGTTTTGAACAGATCAGCAATCATGTTGTCATCGTCATCGATGTGCTTCGTGCCTCCAGTACGATTGTCACCGCCTTAGGCAATGGATTTCGTAGCGTCATCCCGGTCGAAACCATTGGGCAAGCGAACTCGCTGCGCGCCAACGACTGTGTTTTGGCTGGTGAACGCCACTGTAAGAAAATCCCGGAATTCGACTGCAACAACTCACCAACCGAAGTCGCAGCTCTGGGGAAAACGGGGAGCCAGCTTATTCTCACCACGACGAACGGGACTCGCGCGATCCAAAAAGCAGAACGTGCCTCTGCTCTCTTGATTGGCTGCTTCTTAAATGCCACGGCATGCGTGCGACACGCTCTTTCGTATCATCTCGATGTTACGCTGTACTGTGCAGGTACCCGGTCGGAATTCGCTCTGGAAGACGGTCTGGCTGCCGGCTTGATGATTGCCCAGACACAACAATCGTTACCGAGCATCCAAATTTGTGATCTGGGTGAAGTTCTAAAAGCGAGCTACCTTTACTACGCAGGAAAACTGAGCGAGCTGTTACCCCACACAACAACAGGAAAAAGGCTCGTCCAGCATCATCACGCAAGCGATATACGGTACTGTGCTCAAGTGGATCAGTATCAAATCGTTCCTTATATCAAGGAGAAACGCATACTCCCACACCTTGTCTCATAATGTGAAAGGAGAACAGGGACAGGGGTTTTGATGCCATGCCAATGATGTCTGGAGAAGTGATGCTCGTCATCCTGATCGTCATCGGGTTAATCGGTCGATCACCGATAATCGCGACGGCCGCCAGTATTTTGTTAGTGTTGAAGCTGACGGCATTGGAACGATTTTTTCCTACGGTCGAGCGTCGTGGTTTAGAGCTTGGGCTGCTTTTTCTGACCATTTCTGTACTGGTTCCATTCGCCAGCGAAAAAATATCGTGGAAAGACGTCACACCTCTCTTTACTACGGTTGTCGGCTTAACCGCACTGGCTGGTGGGGCCATTGCCACCTGGATGAATGGAAAAGGACTCGATTTGCTGCGGTCTGAGCCGCACATGATCGTCGGATTGGTGATTGGTTCCATTATTGGGATTGTATTTTTCCGTGGGATTCCCGTTGGACCGTTGATGGCTGCCGGGATTACGGCCTTTGTATTGAAGCTATGGGAATGGTTTATGAGTAAATAAAAACAGGAAATCCCCCTCTTTGTGCAGGAGGGGGATTTATCTTTTCTGATTGGCTTACCGTTTGCTAGACGTTTTAAATGGGACTTCCCAATTCATCCCTTGGTATTGACGCCATTGCATCAAATGCTTCAGGTTCAGCTCTTTCGGTTGCTTTTCTAGATCACGGATAAAGAAGGTTCCACTGACATGTACACGCCCATCCTTGTCTCTCTTGAATGTTTCTTTCATAAGCAATCGGTAGTCTTGCTTGGCGTCATCTTGCGCGCTCCATACCAAATTCATGATGATACCTTCAGGAAGAACAGCCGTGAACGGGATGATGGCACCTTTACCGCTGTAGGTATGGTCCCCGATTTTTTCCTCGCCCTCCGTCGTTTTTAAGGTAAAGCCCGTAAAGGTGTACACGCTGTCGTTATTCGTTACAGTCACCTTTTCCTTCATCAGCTTATCAACCGGAATGGTCGCTTGAAACTTCGCCGGTTCAAATAAGTACAGGGAGTGCAGCCTGAATGTATAAGTTTGGTCATCAGCCAAAGGCGTTATGCCATTCCACTTCGTATATCGTTTCCCCTCATCATGCAGTTGCCCTCGGTAAGAGGGAGATACCGTGTTTTTGCGAATTTGATTGAGTTGATCCCCGTAAATAGCATCATCCCATCCTGCTACTACTTTTCCTTTTTCATCCACGATTTCATAGGCCAATCCGATGTCTACGAAATATCTCTCCACGCGCTCTGCATCTGTGAACACACCTGGTGCATCTTGCTTTACGACCCATCCATTTTCTTCTTTTATTTTTTGAACTTGCTTCGCTCGCTCTTCCGTCCACGCTGTTTCCAATTCAATCAAACTGACACTAGGCACAGTCTTAATGTTGTGCAAAGCCAGCTTAATTCCATGCGGGGTCATGAAATTTTTCTCAATCGTTGTTTGATTTGCCGCTGCTCTCGCCTTTTTCAAATCGACTGGAAACTCCAGCTTCCAGCTACCTTCTTTTCCATCCAGCATCGTCACGTCCACGCCGACAATCATTTCATCCAGTTGAGTCTTTCTGTCTTTCAGAAATTGGAAGATATCATGGCTGATGACTAGGTATTCACCCTCTTCTCCGTAGTGATAGCCTCCTCCATCTGGATTGAGCTCTTCACCTGATTTTGTTTTATACGTAAGCGAAACCTCGATTTTTTCCGGGTCAAACGGAATGCGCTTGCCATTTTGATCGACTGCTTGCGCGAAGATTGCCATTCTCACCGGATCAGCAACCACTTCTTGCACGGTCAGTGTCATTCCCTGATCGGTTGCGCTCTTATTGATTGCTTGGGCATAGCCTTTTTCGGCAGCTTGCTTCATTCCGTTGTCAATGCCTTGGATGGACTGGATGACACTATTTACATAGCTCGCAAAAGTTGGGGACACCATGGACCCAAACGTAATGATCGCAGTCACACTCGCTACGGCTATCGCTGTTTTCTTCAAAATGTTTACACTCCTCTTTTTCCAATTCGGTTTAGGAGTAGGAGTTCGCACTGTCTCTAATGCTGTCATCACTTGGGCTGTAAAATCTGCTGGCAACGCGCTTGGAACTTGCAGGACTTGGTACTCCTCATCGCTGTCAGCTTCCTCCATCATTACCTTTTGGCAAAGCATGCACGCTTCGACATGTTGTTCCAGCAGTCTCGCTGCTTCTGTGGTCAGGTCTCCGGCCAAGTACTTGCGCAATTCTTCAGTTTTGGAGCAATTCATAGATAGCAGCACCTCCTGACATTTCTTGCGTAATACTTGCCCGGAGCTTTTTCTTGGCATGATGGATGCGCATTTGCACGGTTGTCACCGGAATGTGCAAACTCTCGCTAATCTCCTTGTAGCTTTGCTGCTCCATGTATTTCAGCAGAAACACAATGCGGTATTCCTCACCCAGCGCCATGATTTGCTGCTGCAAGGTATCTTGCTTTTCTTTTTCCAAATAAGCTTTTTCGGGTGTATCGGATTCAATCAATCTGGTCTCTTCCAAAGGTGTTTTGGCGTAGTGCTTGTTCTTGCGCCACGCGTCTATACACAGGTTGGACGCAATCCGATACAGCCAGGCCAAAAAAGCATCTGTCGGCTTATATTTATCCAGTTGACAGTACGCTTTGATAAAAGCCTCTTGTGTCAGGTCTTGGGCATCCTGCTGCTGCCCCGTCATTCGATACAGATAGCTGTATACTCGTTCTTTGTACTTGTCGACCAGGTGCGCGTAGGCATCCCGATTCCCTTTTTGTACCTGTTGTATGAGCAACCAATCATCCTGCAAAGGAAATCCTCCCATTTCAAAAAAGTTCGCTGCGCAGCGTTCGTTTTGGCAGGCTCATATGGATTAACGGATCATTTTGTATTTTCTTTCCAGAAATGAATACATTTTTTAAAAAAGTTTGAGTCAGCATTGTGGAGGAGAAGAAAAAGCACAGTTCTCTTCGACTCTGACACGCCAGCAGAGGGATTCACTGGCCGTCTCCACTTAAAAAAGGGACCGTCGAGCCAAAGCCACCCTACGGGCGGAAGAATCTCAAAGAAGAAGTGATCGACAACATAAGAAAACCGCCCTTGAATAAGGCGGTCGAGTTCCATCCATCACTTCCATGAATGGTAGATATTTTCCGCATACTTGGTAATAGCTTCATCGTAATCTGGATACGGATATTCGAGACTATCTGCCACCGCTTTGGTGTACTTTCGAAATAGCTCGTAGCAAGTGAATAACGATTCCCACATCTGCGGGTAGCCGTTTTCGCGATAAGTGGATAGTAGCGCTTCCCAATCTTCTTTTGGAAGATAGTGATCGATAAATTTGTAGTTTTTCCCGACACTAAAGGTAAATCCTTTCTCACATCCGGTTTGCCAAGCCATCATGCGGAGCAAATTCGGTCGGGCGATTTCGTTGAGATGGTCAATCGCAAAAAGGATTTCTTTTCTCGCGAGACCTTTGACAACGTAAGTAGAGACCATCCAAAATTCATTGCAGCAGTCATCAAACTCTCTAGCAGTTGGCTTCTTGATCCAATATTGATGATCGGAAGGGAGCACCTCGTGTTTGATAAGCTCGTCCTTATCCAGCAAAACCTCAACCAAGCCGTCGCTATTTGCAAAATACGGCTTTGTCTCGTCTATCGGAATCAGCGTCAGATCTACTTTAGTTCCATCGTCAAATAGCATGAGATAGGAAAACCAATTCCCTAGCTCGGACGGAAAAAGCTCCATATCCTCTGGTTTTTGCATCATGATCCGATTCCCAAAAACATCGAGCCATTGATCATTTTCCTTAAAAGAATCCATCTCTGTCACAAAATACGAAATATCATAATCTTGGAATGGATCAGCGGGTATATTTTTGTTCGTACGCGACCCTTCCAAGGTTACCAAGCGGATTCGATCATCCTTCGTGGCGAAATCGATCAGCATGCTCATCATTTCTTGTTCCGTTCTCAAAGCCATACCCCTCCACCCTACTATTTCTCCGTCCACTTAATGTAGTGCAATTGCATAATTTTTACAATACCGCATCAATAGGTGAAACAAATAAAAAAAGCTGCACCCATTTGGGCACAGCTTTTTCTTGCAATCCGTACTTTTACGCGCGGGAAACGTATGCTTCCGTACGAGTATCGATGATCAGACGCTCTCCTTCTTCTACGAAGAGAGGAACGTTTACTACGAAGCCAGTTTCCAAGGTTGCTTTCTTTGTTACGTTAGAAGCAGTGTCACCTTTTACACCTGGCTCACATTCTGTTACAACGAGTTCAACAGTATTCGGCAATTGAATACCGATTGTTTCTCCGTTGTACTGCATGATTTGCACGTTCATGTTTTCCTTGAGGAAACGCAGTTCACGCTCGATTTGCTTTTGAGTGAACGTCATTTGCTCGTATGTTTCAGTATTCATGAAAGTGTATTCATCGCCACTAGCATACAGGTACTGCATCGTGCTGGATTCAATCCGAGCAGGGTTTACTTTTTCGCCGCCGCGGAAGGTCATTTCTGTCGTGTTGCCGCTACGCAGATTGCGCAGTTTGGAGCGAACGAATGCCGCACCTTTACCTGGTTTTACGTGTTGGAATTCTAGCACGGTAAAAATATTGCCATCCACTTCGATTGTCAAACCGGTACGAAAATCGTTTACAGAGATCATGGTAGTCCTCCCAAATCAATCAATAACAGAATAAGTATAAATTACACAGGCAAAATGAGCAACTCTTTCGTGGACTTGTTCAGGTTCTCATGACCATCAGCTGTAATCCACACATCGTCTTCGATCCGAACGCCACCAAGGCCTGTTACGTAAATGCCTGGCTCCATCGTTACGAGCATACCTGGCTCTAATACGAAGGTACTTACAGTCGACAGCCCTGGCAGCTCGTGAACTTCCAGTCCGAGACCGTGACCTGCGCTATGTCCATAGGCATCGCCATAGCCTGCTGCTGTGATGATATCTCTCGTTGCAGCGTCAGCGTCTTTTGCGGATACACCTGGCTTCAGTGCTTCTAAACCTGCGAGCTGTGCACGCAGAACGATTTCGTAGATTTCGCGCATTTTCGGGTCCGGCTCTCCCACAGACAACGTGCGTGTGATATCGGAATTGTAGCCCTGGTATGCAGCTCCGAAGTCGAGCGTAACCATTTCCCCTGCCTGAATCACTTTCTCGGAAGCTCGTCCATGTGGCAGAGCACCGCGCACACCTGACGCTACGATCATATCAAAGGCAGAGCCTGTCGCTCCTTGTTTACGCATGAAGAATTCCAATTCCAAAGCAACCTCGGATTCACGCACGCCTGGTTTGATGTAGCCTTGAATATGCGTAAATGCTGCTTCCGCGATACGAACCGCTTCACGAATAATAACCATCTCGGATTCGTCTTTAAACATGCGGATTTTTTCAAGCAGACCGCTTGTTGACACCAGCTCTACTCCGTCAAATCCTTTGTTCCATTCCTGATAGGTGCTAAAGGACACGCTGCTCTCGAATGCCAAACGCTTAATCCCTTTTTCTTGCAGGAGCTTTGCCATCGCTTCAACTGCTTTTCTCTCGTTATTTACCACCGTAAAATCAGGTGCTTGTTCTTGCGCTTGTTCCACATAGCGAAAGTCAGTGACGAGAAACGCCTCTGTTTCGGTGACAATCACCCATCCCGTTGATCCGGTGAAACCACTCAAGTAGAAGCGATTCTCTGTTTTTTCGGTAATAAATGCCTCTGCTCCAACTTGTGTAAGCGCCTCGCGCAATTTATGCAGACGTTGTTTCATGGCAGCCTTTTCCCCTTTTTGAATGCTATTATTTTTTTTCGATTTTACGGACGAGCGATCTTAGTGCCCATTCATATCCATCGATCCCCAATCCGACAACTTGTCCAATCGCGATAGGAGCGATGACTGAGTGATGGCGAAATGGTTCCCGTGCATGAATATTGGAAATATGTACTTCAATCGTTGGCAGTGCCACACTGGCCAAAGCGTCTCGGATTGCATAGCTGTAATGTGTGAATGCCCCTGGGTTGATCAAGATACCG
This genomic stretch from Brevibacillus sp. DP1.3A harbors:
- a CDS encoding DUF4179 domain-containing protein — its product is MNCSKTEELRKYLAGDLTTEAARLLEQHVEACMLCQKVMMEEADSDEEYQVLQVPSALPADFTAQVMTALETVRTPTPKPNWKKRSVNILKKTAIAVASVTAIITFGSMVSPTFASYVNSVIQSIQGIDNGMKQAAEKGYAQAINKSATDQGMTLTVQEVVADPVRMAIFAQAVDQNGKRIPFDPEKIEVSLTYKTKSGEELNPDGGGYHYGEEGEYLVISHDIFQFLKDRKTQLDEMIVGVDVTMLDGKEGSWKLEFPVDLKKARAAANQTTIEKNFMTPHGIKLALHNIKTVPSVSLIELETAWTEERAKQVQKIKEENGWVVKQDAPGVFTDAERVERYFVDIGLAYEIVDEKGKVVAGWDDAIYGDQLNQIRKNTVSPSYRGQLHDEGKRYTKWNGITPLADDQTYTFRLHSLYLFEPAKFQATIPVDKLMKEKVTVTNNDSVYTFTGFTLKTTEGEEKIGDHTYSGKGAIIPFTAVLPEGIIMNLVWSAQDDAKQDYRLLMKETFKRDKDGRVHVSGTFFIRDLEKQPKELNLKHLMQWRQYQGMNWEVPFKTSSKR
- the efp gene encoding elongation factor P; the protein is MISVNDFRTGLTIEVDGNIFTVLEFQHVKPGKGAAFVRSKLRNLRSGNTTEMTFRGGEKVNPARIESSTMQYLYASGDEYTFMNTETYEQMTFTQKQIERELRFLKENMNVQIMQYNGETIGIQLPNTVELVVTECEPGVKGDTASNVTKKATLETGFVVNVPLFVEEGERLIIDTRTEAYVSRA
- the aroQ gene encoding type II 3-dehydroquinate dehydratase; translation: MTSVLLLNGPNLNLLGTREPDVYGRETLEDVVTILTGVMDELGGKLEHLQSNHEGVLIDAIHQARGVHDGILINPGAFTHYSYAIRDALASVALPTIEVHISNIHAREPFRHHSVIAPIAIGQVVGLGIDGYEWALRSLVRKIEKK
- a CDS encoding Xaa-Pro peptidase family protein, with product MKQRLHKLREALTQVGAEAFITEKTENRFYLSGFTGSTGWVIVTETEAFLVTDFRYVEQAQEQAPDFTVVNNERKAVEAMAKLLQEKGIKRLAFESSVSFSTYQEWNKGFDGVELVSTSGLLEKIRMFKDESEMVIIREAVRIAEAAFTHIQGYIKPGVRESEVALELEFFMRKQGATGSAFDMIVASGVRGALPHGRASEKVIQAGEMVTLDFGAAYQGYNSDITRTLSVGEPDPKMREIYEIVLRAQLAGLEALKPGVSAKDADAATRDIITAAGYGDAYGHSAGHGLGLEVHELPGLSTVSTFVLEPGMLVTMEPGIYVTGLGGVRIEDDVWITADGHENLNKSTKELLILPV
- a CDS encoding RNA polymerase sigma factor; this translates as MQDDWLLIQQVQKGNRDAYAHLVDKYKERVYSYLYRMTGQQQDAQDLTQEAFIKAYCQLDKYKPTDAFLAWLYRIASNLCIDAWRKNKHYAKTPLEETRLIESDTPEKAYLEKEKQDTLQQQIMALGEEYRIVFLLKYMEQQSYKEISESLHIPVTTVQMRIHHAKKKLRASITQEMSGGAAIYELLQN
- the ant(6) gene encoding aminoglycoside 6-adenylyltransferase, encoding MRTEQEMMSMLIDFATKDDRIRLVTLEGSRTNKNIPADPFQDYDISYFVTEMDSFKENDQWLDVFGNRIMMQKPEDMELFPSELGNWFSYLMLFDDGTKVDLTLIPIDETKPYFANSDGLVEVLLDKDELIKHEVLPSDHQYWIKKPTAREFDDCCNEFWMVSTYVVKGLARKEILFAIDHLNEIARPNLLRMMAWQTGCEKGFTFSVGKNYKFIDHYLPKEDWEALLSTYRENGYPQMWESLFTCYELFRKYTKAVADSLEYPYPDYDEAITKYAENIYHSWK